GGAAGTAGGATTATCTGTCTTCGATATGATGTGAACCAATTAGAGCATCAAGTCTTTTATGCTTCATCATAATTGTAGTTTTTAGTTCCGAATTTGTTATACTTTCTATGGATCCTGAATTTTGTAGTTTCAGGTGCCTCTGGTACTGTTTCAGTGTTATGGTAGTTGAGAGGTGAGACCACTATATATATTAGtcatttttctgaaaatatGTACGgatgcaaaaaaaacatagctATCCATGCCACTTGCCTGCTTTTATCCACACCAAGATTTCTTAGCTCACACATCAGACACCCAGTAGACACAATTACCAACAGATATAGCACCATCCTTGCATGGTAGCGTAGATGGTGACAGGCTGATTTTTGTGTGAGGATTATAGAATGTCCACGATATCTGTTTGGCCACTAATTTGGACTCCGCCTTCAACTGAAACTGAAGATGTCACTGTGCATATGGATGATGTTCCATGCCATCGGTAATTGGAAATGCTTAATGACAATCATTATTACTTATTATGGGGGACTATAtgttttcctctcttttctccTAGTTGTTTGTTTCTGATTTCCTGGTTTACTGTGCCAACTGCCATGTTTTACTGGTAATTTCAATCATGGTATCCAAGCTTGCTGagtctgctgctgcttgtatCTATCAGGTAAAAAATCCGTTTGAAGATGGTCAGGTTGTTGGGATCACAAACTACATTGATTTGGGACTTGAGTTGGCTACAACGTAAGCATTAAGAGAAGAAACATAACTCTGTTCTTCATGAGATCAGCTAGCTAACACCATTTTCACACTGTTGTCAGGACTGATAAAAGCAAACCGGCAGACAGTGCCAACAGTTCCATGTTTCAGCTAGCTGCAAGCTGGCAAGCTAATAAGAACTTCCTATTGAAGGTTGAGTATATCCATTCATCAATAGGCCTTTAAAACAAGTCGTCTAGCTTGATTTGCTTCTGATGTCCGTTGCTCTTTTCTTATCAATAGGGAAAGCTAGGTCCTTCCAAGTCGTCTATAGCTTTGGCATTCAAGTCATGGTGGAGACCGTCCTTCACATTTAGTGTCACAGGTGTGCAGTCCTGACTTAATTATAAGATCGCACAAATCATCACGAATAAATTTGAGAAATTCTGTTTGCAGCTGTGAATGATCATTCGAAGGGGGCGACATCCTATGGCTTTGGAATTCATGTCGAGGATCTCAGAAAGGCCAGGTACTGGGTCTCTGAATGTTCAAGGCTTCGAGCACTGTATACAGCATTTGTTGTATTGACTACTGAGAATGGTTTGTTCATGAATCTTTTGATGAACTGCAGCTACGAAAGGGCAGATCCAAACTATGTCATGCTGACACCAAACAAGGAGCACCTGGCACCGGGCGTCTTGCATGAGTACGGGAAGCGGCCAATGTTCCAGGCGGACGTCGATTCGGGCAACTACGATCATTTGCCCACAGAGTTGAAGCCTATCGACAAGATATTCTAACCGATACAACTCTCTGGTCTCAATCTGTGGTCGCCCGTCGTCATCAAAGGACCTTCAGCAAGCTCATCTGAAAAGCTTGTAAACTTCAGGCCGATTTCAGATTCACAGTTCTTTTAGCAGTTGTTCCGGTGAAGGTAGAAACTTTGTCTCTGAGAAAAAACGTCCACAATGGAGCCCAGGGTCACCAGGAAATGTGTGCACTTGGTAGGGACCGATAATTACCCTCCAATCACTTGCATCCCCGTGAGCTTTCAGTAGACGCTAGAAGCCTCAAGATATATACATAATCTAACAGATAGCCATGGATCGACTCATGACATGGCACATGGGGAAGAACCCTCCATCTGCTACAGGATAGATAGCTATGCTAGGGATGTGCAAGATAATCAAAAGGTGATCACATCACATTTCGTTTCCATCCATCCAAGACTTGGGGCGCATCGGAATGAACCTAATCTGTCTGGATCTTTGTTGCAACTTACAATTGTTTAGCATTTCCCCGGGAAGAGACACTGAACCAGGGAGTAGTCAGCCAGCATTCAGCACGCCGTAGATACGCACGTACGTGTCAGTCTACAATGTGAGTATGTGACAGCGAGACACTTCTGGCCCAAGTCAAAGAAGATACCGACTTGCGATGGCAGTTTCTTCGATTGGAGAATTGAAAAAAAGGATATAAAAGCTAGTTGCATTTGACGACggaatttggatttggatgGATGCCGCAATTTGTCAATGGAGAGGCCCCCGTGGGCGAGACCGCAAGAGGCAGCGGAGTTCTTTTAGCCATGCCTTGCTATCTTCCAACCGGCTATAGCTAAGCTAGCTCGTGGTAGTGATCCGTGGTTTGCTTTCAGTGTCGGCCAACTTGGGATAAAAGTTTCACcgcaagaaaaaggaaaaaggaaactaaGCATAGATTGAATGTTTGTATTGTCACCTGTCGTACAACATGAGATAACAGATCATAAAACATGTTTGTATTGGTCTCTAGATTGAGCACGTGTAAGTCATCGTTGTTGTAAGTGTCACGGTGGCATATGGTGCATACCATGCGCATTCACTGCCAACGTCGGGACGGTCTGTCCAAACCGCTCCTCTTTTCGGCTTTGGTTTCTCTCTCCTTCAGCGGTGGCATTGGTCATGTCAGATCTACTTTACTCGGTGAAGGGTTTAAGGAAGACTCGATATGTTGGAGGTTTTTATGGGTCGGCACACGTTGAGTTTGCGTTTGTGTCTACGTGAAGCTTCCGTTGTGACTTCCATCGCTTTTGACGACCGGTGCGGGACTCAGTGCCGCTTATATTTGGTTTTCGACCAATTTTCTCGGTCCACTCATTTCTTCCCCATCCAAATGCAAGATTGATAACAACGAAAGATTGTAAACGATTTACAGGGAAAATCTGTACCACTGGATCAAAAGCTGTAGTATCTCTCGGTTCTCACTTCTCCGTCTCAGCCCCCGGCCTTTCCCAGGCAGTCCCGTCCCCTTCCGCGTATAAAACAGAGCACACCGCCCGCCCCGCCAAACCCGAAAAcgatcagatcagatcaagCGCCCCAGGCAAAACCGGCGAGCGAGCAAAACCCGccgaaaaaagagaaagaaatccCGGGGGAGATCTAACCACCAAATCCACGCGCCCCTGGGGCCCTCGCCGCGCGACACGACACcaccctccctctccccctgCCCTGCCACGGCACTCGTCGTTTCGGCGGCAGCCCCATGTGCTCGCATCACATGcacgctcctcctcgccggtcCTAGTCCCTGctgccaccacctcctcctggcCCTAGCCTCGCGCCTTCGCCGCATCCACCCGCATCCACAGGCGCACCATTAGTCTCtctcgctgctgctgcggctgcttgGAGCGCGGGATCCTGTTCCTGCGTTGGAGGGGCTGCGAGTGAGGCCGGAGCACGGGGAGATGAAGGAGGCGGGCGGAGATGGTGGGGGtgaaggggcggcggcggggccggggtTCGTGAGGGCGGACCAGATCGACCTCAAGAGCCTGGACGAGCAGCTGGAGCGACACCTCAGCCGCGCCTGGACCATGGAGAAGCGCAAGGAGGAGGGGGACAAGGAcgccaagcagcagcagcagcagccgcggcggcgggagggatGGGAGGCCGACCCCGCCAGGCTCGTCGTCAGGGGCGTCATCGCCCGCGGCACCTTCGGCACCGTCCACCGCGGCGTCTACGACGGCCACGACGTCGCAGGTTCGTGCCGTACCACTCCAgcactactgctgctgctactaccGTCGCCTTCTCCCGTTTGTTACTGCGCAAATCAGCCGCGCCCGCACGCTGTTCGGCGAAATGACCCGGCGCCGATTTGGGACGACATGCCGCCCAGCCCACCTGTCCGTCTTAAGCTGCCCCCTCCTTTGTTTACCCCTTCTAGTAAATCGCAGGAGATAATGGCACTgccctttttttgtttgtttgtttttggtgGCCTTTTCATTTGGTTCTCCGTGACATCAGTTGGATAGGCCAGCGGCTTCCACTGTGCTTCTTCCTTCACTCATGTGAGTCCGAACCACTCCGTCGTTGTCAGTTGTCACAGGCGTTACTCTCGTGACCCATGGGAGTTGGGcggtagtactagtagtagaCAACATCGAGAGGCAGCGGGGCTTTGGGTACGTTTTAGTATGATGAAGTGATGCAATCTAAAAGATGTCTGTCCACGGATGCAGTTACATGACATGACATGGCACCAGCATAAAAAAGGAATCTCTCTGTCTGAATCATCTGTTTGACCTAATCATATCATACTCTCGATAAGCATTTTGTTAAGGAGTTGTTGGTCTTCCATGCACTGATTGCAGATACACGCACCCTGTTGCTGAGCGACATCTGCCCCCAGCCTGTCAGCAAGCATTCACCTATTACTCCTGTCTTGACATCATTTTGCAATCTGTATATATGCAGTGTTCGGCAAAAGAAATCAATCTGACGTcccagaagaaaaaaaatctgggaCTGTCGTAAgcttgaaaataataatatatgCATGTCTTATGATCTTATCCTGCAAGCACTGAAATTGAAAGAATAAAAGGTTGATTCAGTAATAGATAAGTAGATAATGTTATCCCATTAGACTAGACAGGGCAATAGGAACTATGTGGTCATCGATCCATATCCTAGGATAGGGAATGCACGTTAGTTTTCTGTGCCGATCAGATTCTCTTCTTCTATGTCTCCTCCCTCAATCCTGGCATGTTCATTCATGTCAATTATTAATTCTTGTTTTAGGATCACGGTTTGCTATGGAAGTTCAAAGCTCTCATTAAAACTGTCATTTTTACACATGGATCATTAACTCCAGTTATGTTTCAGTGAAATTGCTTGATTGGGGGGAGGATGGTCATAGGTCAGAACAAGAAGTAACAGCAGTAAGAGCAGCTTTTTCACAAGAAGTAACTGTCTGGCATAAGCTTGATCATCCAAATGTAACTAAGGTAATATTTGGCCTGACAAGTTATTGTGTTTTGTctaaatttattttgttaatCTGCTTTACTGTTTTTTATACATGTTCAACAATTCTTGAATTAATGACGATAAGATGGAATGAATCTCCGATGTTGAGACTCGTTACATTTTGATGATACCTATTTGTCCAAATGTCATACAGGCACATTCCAGTGATGAATTTGTTAACTAACTGTCGCTCTATTGTAGTAGTAGCTTCCTCAGTTGGATTTATAATTTAGAAGTTTTCAGTAAATCCAGTATAAGCAACTATAATATCCGCCTTATTATCAGATATACTGCATTACTTGCAATATATCATCGTCAAAGCAGACAAAGCATTAGTTTTCAGTAAATGTTCACACTTGTCATCTGCCAATGGCCCTACTTTTATGCACTATACTTTTTATATGATTGCTATATCAAAATCCAACTGACCGATCCAATTCTTGAACCGTATCTTAGGAAGCTTATCCGTATATTCCTTCACATGTCATTTTTACAGCTATCTTCCTTTCTGTACTGTTAAGATACTTTTTCTTGAGTGATGTTATTAAGATAGTTGAGAAAATATTACTTTCCCGATATTAAATGAAGCATTTACCTAAATAATTGCATCTATCTGTTGATCAGTTGGCCTAACAACAGCTTCAATTGTACAGTTTATTGGAGCTATCATGGGTGCTAGGGATCTGAATATTCAGACAGAAAATGGAAATATTGGCATGCCAACCAATGTCTGCTGTGTTGTTGTCGAGTATCTCCCTGGAGGAGCACTAAAAACATTTCTGATAAAGAACAGGAGAAGGAAGTTAGCTTTTAAAGTCGTGGTCCAAATAGCTCTCGATCTTGCCAGGGGGTAAGTAGTTAACTGCATTCTCGGCAGTATTGCTTCtgaatttctgtttttttactCCCAATAGATTTTCAAATGTTTATTGGTTTAATGGGCATTGATGTCCAAAATCTTCAATAGATTAAGTTATCTTCACTCGAAGAAGATTGTGCACCGTGACGTGAAGACTGAAAATATGCTTCTTGACAAAACAAGAACTGTGAAAATTGCTGATTTCGGTGTTGCTCGCCATGAGGCTGCAAACCCCAGTGATATGACAGGCGAGACAGGCACCCTTGGTTACATGGCACCTGAGGTATCTGTTCTTGGACGGGAACTACTCGTTCTGTCCCTCTTAGTTGCTCTTTCTGCTATATTTTGTTATTGCCTATCCAACTCCAGCACAAATTATGTCTTATATTGGCATCTGATGTGCAGGTTCTCAATGGCAATCCTTACAACAGGAAATGCGATGTGTATAGCTATGGGATCTGCTTGTGGGAGGTATACTGCTGCGATATGCCATACGCAGATTTGAGCTTCTCTGAGGTCACATCTGCTGTTGTTCGTCAGGTACAAAAATCTGCAAGTCCTACACTTCTGCCTTTGTTCATCTGCTGGTTTCTGAACTAGTGGATACTGGACAATACTTACGATCTCCCATTTACAGAATCTGAGGCCGGAGATACCACGCTGCTGCCCAAGCTCGTTCGCGAACGTGATGAAGCGCTGCTGGGACGCGAACCCTGACAAGCGGCCGGAGATGGCCGAGGTGGTGTCCATGTTAGAGGCGATCGACACTTCCAAGGGCGGGGGCATGATCCCTGTGGATCAGCCGACAGGGTGCTTCTCGTGCTTCCGGCAGCGCAGGGGCCCTTGATGGATGAATGGATGGATCTGCTGCGAGCTGGAGGACAGGAGTAGTAGTTCTCTGCTTGCAGAATTGACCGCTAGATTTCGCTTAGTTGATTCCATTTGCTTTGATTTTAAGGTAAGCAAACTCTGGTAAAAATGGAGCTAGCTAGTGTGCTTGTGATCTCTCGACAAGCCCGTCTCCTGTAAATTCGTTAGTCtcttttttcatgaaaaaagaaCCGGCTCGTTCGTCTATGGTTAATTTCCGTGATGATATTTCACCAAGATTTTGATTGTTCTTTTTGGGCCTTCAGCGTTAACAAAATCGAGAAGGAAACTAACATGAAGACGACTAATTCAGTGTCACCCGATGTGTTCTCCATCATAGTTGCAGACATATAAATGTATAATTCTAAGGCTGAAAAACGAAGAGAGACCAAGAAACAGTCACGTATAGAGTACATGGAAACGTCTGGCCGTTGACAAATGCTCCACCCCACCCACTAAAATGTTGACCTGCTGgcataataattaaaaaatagGCAGAAATATCAAGCGATAATGATAGTGTCTAATGCCGGTGCTCACTGCCAATACCAGGACTTAATCATGTACCGTACTATTATTCGATGATTTTATCAAAAAGGTCAGTGTCACTGCACTGCATTCGCCTCCCTCGTATCCATGCGATCAACGGAGCATCCCAAACCAGGTGACCATGAAACATTTCAGCATTAACATTTTCAGATTAGTTTGCATAATCATACTATATATACATGACCAACCCAACCTGATGGGACTAAAGAAGACGTACAGAGGTAGCTGATGTATAGATTAGTTCGCATAATCATACTATATATTCATGAAAAAATTGTTTATGCTGCAGAGGTAGCTGTAAGATTCTTCTGCCGCTGATATTCCTGACCTTGTAATGACAACCATATCTCATGTGAGCACTGCACACACGCTTTGTTCTAGTTCTGGGTACAAATTCAGAAAAGCAGCTAGGAATGGAATGGATTGGGTAGATTCCGTGCATCTTCCTATCTCGTCAGCCAGCCCAGCTGGTGCAGAGCAGAGCAAGACTGTGTAACACGGCttgtagaaaaaagaaatcctCCGCCTTCCTGTGGCCGTGGGCTTGTGCATTGAGGCATGGACCATTGCACGTCCTGGAGGGAAGCGGAAAGATGAATCGCATTTTGGACTATGGACACTTCAAGCCTGCCAGCCAGTCAGTGCCACACACACCTACACGGTTATGtgcaaacaaattaaaaacGAATAATTCTGCACCATGTTTGTCCTGTCACGCGGCATGTGGATCCGATTTTTGGACGCCACCGTTACACAcggtactacctccgtttcataattcttatcaaaatattacatgtatctgaaatattttttatgaatagatacattcttatacaaatttgAAACGAGAATTATGAAACCAAGAAAGTACCTGCATTGATTGCCACTCGGTACAACAGGAAGTGCAGCAGTTGTCCCGTTTTAGCTAAGCAAggtaggatttttttttcgaacaGCTAAGCAAGGTAGTTACCAGCTGCTCTAAAAGAAGAGGTTACCGAGTTGCAGCTTAGCTTATGCTAACCACAGACCAGCCCTTCTGTTTGTATTTTTACGCGTAGGCCGCTGCACCCACCGGCCGGCAGGCagcctcctctcccctccttCCAATTTTGTGCCATTGCCAATttgccatgcatgcacccaCCGACCCGGTCAGGCGGTCAGTCTCCGACGCGTCTTCCCGGTAATCCTTCCCCTGATTACCTCCCCCCGTTCCCCAATAAATACCCAAAGTCTCCTCTCCCCGCAAAGGCAAAGCCACCCAccccgtcttcttccttcctcctcaGCCGATCCCACCTAACAAGTCGAacatgacgacgacgacgaagacaaCGCTaaccccggcgccggcggcgaatAAGGGGAAAGGGGCACCGCTGCGGGGGAGCCAGCTGAAGCAACTCCGGGAGCTCTTCACCCGGTTCGACatggacggcgacggcagccTGACCCAGCTCGAGCTGGCCGCGCTCCTCCGGTCCCTGGGCCTCCGCCCCACGGGGGACGACGCCCGCGCGCTGCTGGCGGGGATGGACGCCGACGGGAACGGCGCCGTGGAGTTCGAGGAGCTGGCGTCCGccatcgcgccgctgctgctgtcgccgtcggcggcgggcctAGTGGACCGGGACCAGCTCCTCGAGGTGTTCCGCGCCTTCGACCGCGACGGGAACGGCTACATctcggcggcggagctggcgCGGTCCATGGCCAGGATCGGCCAGCCGCTCACGTTCCAGGAGCTCACGGCCACCATGCGGGAGGCCGATGCGGACGGGGATGGGGTCATTAGCTTCCAGGAGTTCGCCGCCGTCATGGCCAAGTCCGCCCTCGACTTCCTCGGCGTCCCCACATGACCGCCggatcgacgacgacgacgacgacccaGTCTCGACTAATTAATCTCCTATAGTTTCTAAGTAATTAGGATCGATCTACTTTGTTCTTGCTGTTGATTAATTAGCACAGGGAACAGATGGGAAATGTGTAGTATAAAATTTTGATTTGGTCAGTCGATGCGCTCACTGTTTTGGCTCGTTCTGTTCGTTTCTGCcgtctgaattctgaaatctGCGCTTCTGTACAATGCATGGCGTGGCAACGACCTTTCCACGGACTTGTCTTTTTATTTTGCGAGAAATTTCCACGGACTTGTCCATCGTATACGTTCTTGGTTTGCTAGTACTAGCATATCGCTTAGATTTGCTGCCACGCTATCGCCATCtcgcttttctttttgccacGCTGATGCAGTACGCACCCGATCCAGCCGTTTGCGAGGAATCGGCGCGGCGGTAGAAAACAAACCGAAGAAGCGGCCACGCGCAATGCCAGCTGGGTGGCCTCGGCTTCTCGGCCCAGCCCAACTGTCGCAATGCAGGCGGGCCGGCCTCGTGAGTCCCCTTCTCTAGTTTCGGGCTTCGTCCACGCGACCCAACGCAAAAGCACATACAGCCCAGCCCAGTGAACAGACCACAGGTCCCGCGCCGCGCTCGCTCCAACTGCCGCCGTCTCCGGTTCCCACGCCGGCACTCGCACTCGCCGCCGCGACGCGCGCTCGTCCACCACCTAATCTAGGCTCTTCTTCCCCCcaccctctctctccccatgcctccgtctccacccgccAATGCACGCGatccccaccaccaccacgggagcagcctcctcctcctcctgaccCGACCGGCGAACCGGATCGCGAAGCGATGCAGCCCACCACCCCGGTCTCCGCCGGCCGCGCGGGAAACTCCCCGAAGAACTTGCGCCGGCGGGGCCCGTCGGCGCCGTCCATCCCGAGCGCCCGCTGGACGCGCACAACCTTCCGGGAGGACGtcggccacgccgccgccgagaccTACCTCGTCTCGCGCCTCGCCTtcatcctcctccgctccctcGGGTAATGCAGCCAAATGCGAACCCCCATCTCGATCTCCCCCTCTTCATTTTAGTTCTCAGTTTCTCACCCGTTTCGACGATCGAGGCGCGCGGCAGCTTTGGAGGCTGCTGCTACTTTGGTGGTGGTTAATTAGCGACCGAATTGGATGGCACGGTGGCACTGCCTGCAATGATGGTTTTTGTAGGTTTATGATTGTTACCAGGCTTAAGTTTTGGATCACATTACAGTACCGCATTGATCGACCGTGTGGTGACTTCAAAAGTTTGGGGTGATATACATCTTACACATTGCCCGTGTTGTCTCGATTCAGAATAACTTACATGAACAAAGTGAACAAGCATACGGCACACCATTCTCCCAATTAATTATCAAGacagttttatttttattttacagCGGACGTGTTTTGATGTGCTCGCGCCGATCCTTGTAGGAGGTTTCATGTGAATTCGTTGCTGATTTCACCCTGTATATTCCCACTATCCTAGTAcattatgatatgcaatgcattgCCTTTTTCCAAAACATctgaatgcatgcatatgaTATAGCTTGGCCTTCTCGTAGGGATCTTCTTGACACTTTCTGGTTTTTCAGGGTAGGTTATCGGTGGATATGTCAACTTGTTGCCCTCCTAATATATGCAGTTTTACTTATGCCTGGCTTCATAAAAGGTGGGTGATCAATTTAATTAGCTTTCCTCATCTCATTGTGTTTGTTGGTTATGCTCGACTTGTATATAAAAGTGTTCTTGACGTCAGTTTCTTGTTAAATTAAACTGCTCTTTACTTAATTGGTAGGTGCCTTTGAAACATGCTCATCATAACATTCTAACTAATATCTTCCATTCTTTTCCGGTGCCAGTTGGGTATTATTATTTCTTTACTAACAAATATCTTTCATTCTTTTTCCGGTTACCAGTTGGGCAATATTATTTCTTTTCAAGTCAGGTTCTTCGGAGTGTTGTCTATGGAAATCAACCAAGAAATAGGTAACTAGAGTTACATGCTACAGAAGCGGAAGACATGTGATTTCTAACTGTGTTAGCGTTGCTGAAGACCATAGTAATATACAGGTTGGATCTGTACATACCCAAAGATCACAGCAAACCCCATCCAGTTGTGGCATTTGTAACTGGTGGAGCATGGATCATTGGGTGAGTGAAGTTTTCCTCATGATGTATGACAAAAAGTCTTTTCCTATGTCTTCCCTTGTTCATGATCATTCTTCTGTTTAGTTACAAGGCATGGGGTGCTCTGCTTGGAAGGCGGTTAGCAGAGAGAGGAATTATGGTCGCTTGCATTGATTACAGGTGCTTAATTTTTATGTCAATTAATTTATGTTTCCCATGACTTCTTTATACTAGTAGTATTGATTtaccttttttgtttgatgaaatatGTAAATATGTCTTGCAGAAATTTCCCTCAAGGAACAATAGGTGACATGGTCACTGATGCTTCTGAGGGAATCGCGTTTATTTGTGAAAGTATTGCAAGCTTTGGAGGAGATCCTAATCAGTAAGTGATTCTTCATAATGTCACAGTACCCTACTACGGATGGACTTATTTAAGAAAAAGATAACACCCATAATCTACAACTTGTTGTCTGAAAAACTTGGATGTGTGAATGTATTCTGTTTATTAAATGAGGATGCACAAGGTAGATTATATTTGCAAGCAGATTAACCGCATTCGTTGGATTGTCTGAT
The Brachypodium distachyon strain Bd21 chromosome 2, Brachypodium_distachyon_v3.0, whole genome shotgun sequence genome window above contains:
- the LOC100840608 gene encoding probable calcium-binding protein CML14 — protein: MTTTTKTTLTPAPAANKGKGAPLRGSQLKQLRELFTRFDMDGDGSLTQLELAALLRSLGLRPTGDDARALLAGMDADGNGAVEFEELASAIAPLLLSPSAAGLVDRDQLLEVFRAFDRDGNGYISAAELARSMARIGQPLTFQELTATMREADADGDGVISFQEFAAVMAKSALDFLGVPT
- the LOC100840300 gene encoding serine/threonine-protein kinase STY13; this encodes MKEAGGDGGGEGAAAGPGFVRADQIDLKSLDEQLERHLSRAWTMEKRKEEGDKDAKQQQQQPRRREGWEADPARLVVRGVIARGTFGTVHRGVYDGHDVAVKLLDWGEDGHRSEQEVTAVRAAFSQEVTVWHKLDHPNVTKFIGAIMGARDLNIQTENGNIGMPTNVCCVVVEYLPGGALKTFLIKNRRRKLAFKVVVQIALDLARGLSYLHSKKIVHRDVKTENMLLDKTRTVKIADFGVARHEAANPSDMTGETGTLGYMAPEVLNGNPYNRKCDVYSYGICLWEVYCCDMPYADLSFSEVTSAVVRQNLRPEIPRCCPSSFANVMKRCWDANPDKRPEMAEVVSMLEAIDTSKGGGMIPVDQPTGCFSCFRQRRGP
- the LOC100840907 gene encoding probable isoprenylcysteine alpha-carbonyl methylesterase ICME; amino-acid sequence: MQPTTPVSAGRAGNSPKNLRRRGPSAPSIPSARWTRTTFREDVGHAAAETYLVSRLAFILLRSLGVGYRWICQLVALLIYAVLLMPGFIKVGQYYFFSSQVLRSVVYGNQPRNRLDLYIPKDHSKPHPVVAFVTGGAWIIGYKAWGALLGRRLAERGIMVACIDYRNFPQGTIGDMVTDASEGIAFICESIASFGGDPNQIYLMGQSAGAHIAACSLLEQAVKESKGEEIYWSVTQIKGYFGLSGGYNVQNLVDHFHERGLYRSIFLSIMEGRRSLADFSPEIVAKKLSPEAIALLPQVVLFHGTGDYSIPSSASETFADVLKQAGAKARLQLYKGKTHTDVFVQDPLRGGKDPLVEDVVSIIQADDPAAREKYDSGPLPERLVSEWQIMLARQISPF